The Acipenser ruthenus chromosome 46, fAciRut3.2 maternal haplotype, whole genome shotgun sequence genomic interval ACGTGCAAACCGCAACATTGCAATGTTTAGTGCATTAAGGAAGGGTAAGGTTCGTTAACCAGGCGTAAATACAGAAGACATACAAACATTGaccattgtaataataataataataataataccacaggaAAGTCCGTGTGCAGGCTCGTTTCACTTCCCTCAGTTACTCTCCTTTCCAAACACTATAATTGTGTTCCCACGCCTGCACAAACCAAACTACAACAAAAGACCGACCGACAGACAGACCCCCTGGATGGCGCTGGAACTGGGGGTGCGGCAGCACGACTTCCATCGTAAGCAGGGGTTACAGTTTGGTTCAAtggcacccccactttaaaaactGTTCCACCGCCAGTGctggggacccccctgtgtctgccggttttcattccaattgagctctcaattatttaactagacccttcattgaactgatcattcgCTTAATagaaacctttttaattgttttcggCTCGTAAACAGTCGCAGATTTCACGTTCGCTATCACGCTGTGTAAGCAACATTGGATTTGAAGAGGTACGCAGTTTTACTATTTTTAGACTAAACAATTACGCACACGTGTGTATTCATCAGTACACTCCGGCACAGCACAGTCTCGTGTTGTAGTTTGAACTGCGATTTCAATGCTCTGCTTTGCACAGTCTTATCCCCGAGTGCCGTGGATAAGGGACATACTGAATTCAGGCATGCGCGTTAAGCAGATTACTTTACAGGTAAGTGCAGTATATAGAGCAAAGAAATATATACGTGTAAACTGTACCCATTGACGGACACAGGCTAAAGTAACACAGTACTGAGACACTGAATGATTTAAGCAAGCaggtgatgataataataataataataataatgagcaacaGACGATTTATAAGGATGCTGAGTGAAGATTTTTCTTCTTTGTATTATAACTTGCTACCTACAAGTTGTTTCTGAAACTTGCATCCTTTTCTTAACCTCTCTGCCCAGCGTGtaaaaatttaaatacattacagCAGCTGCTGACGTTGGTGTGGGGGGAGAAGATCAGCTCTCAAAAAAGAGAGCAGTCAGCCACTGAGAGtaatcattctctctctctctctctctctctctctctctctctctctctctctctctctctctctctctctctctctctctctctctctctctctctctctctctctctctctctccgtgccCCTTCTCTCCTCGCTCCCTCTTCTGTTCAAAACGGCTTGGAGTTCATTAGCTGAGCTCAAGTGCTCCACACTCCTGATGGGTTTGCTAGGGGATGCAGGCAAACAGATTCAAACTGGGGTTGAAAAAAAAGACTGATCAAACATCAGACTAGAGAAAGTGGAAGATGTACTCACCTAGGAGAGTAGCAGAGGCAGACATGGACTGCTTGTTTtgagaagattttattttttttgttatcagtTCAAGCTATTTGGGGATCGCAGCCTACACGCAATGGCCGTTTACTATTTCTCTCTCAGCTCCTGAAGTTGGCCCAGAAGCTATGGAGAAAATGGAGCTCCGGTTCCCCAAGGGAAGCAGCTGGGAATCGGGACCACATCAGCGGCTGGGGGAGGAGAGCCTTCCCTGGAGCAACGTGACCAACGGCACGTGGTCCCGAGAGAGTTGGGACGAGGAGGAAGCCCCGGGACTCGCTCTCCGCACCCTGAGCGGctgcctcctcttcctcctcatcctcagCACGCTGCTGGGGAACACGCTGGTGTGCGCGGCAGTCGTCAAATTCCGCCATCTGCGTTCCAAGGTCACCAACTTCTTCGTCATCTCCCTGGCCGTTTCGGACCTGTTGGTGGCCATTCTGGTCATGCCCTGGAGGGCAGTCACCGAGGTGGCCGGATTCTGGCCGTTTGGCAGCTTCTGCGACATCTGGGTGGCGTTTGACATCATGTGCTCCACTGCCTCCATCCTCAACCTGTGCATTATCAGCTTGGACCGCTACTGGGCCATCGCCAGCCCATTCCGCTATGAGCGCAAGATGACCCAGCGAGTAGCTTTCGTCATGATCGGGGTGACCTGGACCTTGTCTGTTCTCATCTCCTTCATCCCGGTGCAGCTGAGTTGGCACAAAGCGGACGACATCCCTCCGGATCCCGGCTCCTCTCCAAATGCCACCCAGCCGGAGAACTGCGACTCCAGCCTGAACCGCACGTACGCCATCTCCTCGTCCCTCATCAGCTTCTACATCCCCGTGGCCATCATGATCGTCACCTACACCCGCATCTACCTCATCGCTCAGAGGCAGATCCGACGCATCTCCTCGCTGGAGCGGGCGGTGGAGCACGCCCAGAACTGCCAAGGCAGCGACTGCCCCCACGATGCCAGCCTCAAGAGCTCCTTCAAGAAGGAGACCAAGGTCCTCAAGACCCTCTCCATCATCATGGGCGTCTTTGTCTGCTGCTGGCTGCCCTTCTTCATCCTCAACTGCATGGTCCCCTTCTGTGATCCAGCCACCCACGGCCCTGGCCAGCCGCCCTGCGTGAGCGAGACCACCTTCAGCATCTTCGTGTGGTTCGGCTGGGCCAACTCCACCCTGAACCCCATCATCTACGCCTTCAACGCGGACTTCCGCAGGGCCTTCAGCACCATCCTGGGGTGCAGCCGCCTCTGCTCCAGCAACGCGGTGGAGACGGTCAACTTCAGCAACGAGCTGGTGTCCTACCACCACGACACCACCAACCCCCGGGACGTCATGACCCTCAGCTGCCCCCACTTGCTGCCCAACATGGTCAAGCAGTCCCCCAGGGAGAAGGAGCTCTCCTTCGACAAGGTCTCCCAGATCTCGCCGGCCTCCGTGTGCGGGTGCGAGAGCCCCAGCTGCCCCTCTGCTGTGGTGCACGCTGAGTGCGAGACGGGCATCTCTCTGGATAAAATCACCCCCTTCACACCCGACGGGCTGGCTTGAGGTGGGGCTGCAGGAGCTAGGACACTGAGGACAGAGACACTGCAGCTGTGATTCAGAGCGCTGGAAAACTGCGGATAGATTTCCTGAAACTGTGGAAGGAAAGCGTTACTAAGAAAGCTGTGGGGGGCAAAACTGGATAGATTCATAATATGGTCAGTAATGTGGACAGATTTGTACATAGGGGCTAACTACCGATGCATTCACTGGAACACGCTTACCAGGGTCTCTGCAACATTGGAATACAGTGTCTGGAGTTCTGTGGAATATCAGGGTCACGTTGCTGCTGGAATATTAAGGATACGATGATACCAGTGTTCGTACAGGCGGTTGTTTTAATAATGCCGTGATATTGAATGCGTTGGAATGCGTCCGGCTAGGCACTGGAGTTTGGGGTTTGTGGATCGTTCGGGTCATatgcaaaaaaagagaaatggaaTGTCTTGCAATACATCGGAACACCTGCGCTGTGGTCTCCCTCTGCCTCTGACACCGCATCCATCGGAACAGAGAGACAATGTTATGAAATGACTTGCAATCTCAAGGTCACATCACTACTGGGAATCCCAGCGTAGGAATACAGCGCCTGTCTGGATACTTTCACGCTAAAACCGATCTCGCTTTTTAGATTGACAAAACGTACCAGTGATTTAGTTTGCAAAGGATTGCAAACaatgccaaatatatatataagacgtTTGAAGGTGTTTTGCTTTAAAGGGATGCTGCACATAGCTCATCCTATAACGCAAACTCTGTCTGTTGTATGTATACACGCTGTATTGTGTAGCCGACCTTCTCAAAGAGACCAATAAACACGCTGTATTGTGGTAGTCTTGTTTTGTGCATCGATACAGTGCATCCAGACCCAAAGAGAGAAACCATCTGCAGGTTATTAACATTTCATTTCCTACCTGATCAATACGCGATTGTGTGTATTCTGATCAATACGCGAGTGTGTGTATTCTGATCAATACGCGAGTGTGTGTACTCTGATCAATACGCGATTGTGTGTATTCTGATCAATACGCGATTGTGTGTATTCTGATCAATACGCGAGTGTGTGTATTCTGATCAATACGCGAGTGTGTGTATTCTGATCAATACGCGAGTGTGTGTATTCTGATCAATACGCATCATTCAACCCGGTTACTAATTTATGTCCTGAATCCTAAAGGCTATATTTCTGCATAAGGGTCTGCAGCTGTCATTACGTAACCACATACTCAAGACTGTTAACACGAATCTGCGTTTTCAGAACAGGTCGCATACAAATATTCACAGCGGCTTAATTAACTCGACAATTTGATTTCTTCTGATTGTGAAATCgcttaaagcaaaacaaaaccgcGAGACCCTGCTGAAATTGAGCTGCCATCGTCCTCTCTGTTAAGCACGTTTGCTCCGTGCTGAATTATTAAGTGAAAAAGTTAAGAAAAGAGAAGACTTTGAGTCTCAAAGTTTACAGACCTGTCTTGTGGTAAAAACTTTTCAAAATGTAGTGAAGTCCTGTGAGGATAACGAAGCATCCCTTTTTAAGAGCGTCCTGCTTCACCTCAAGGTCAAAGcgcagagaagataatgaaccagccccttctcagaGCACTATCCCCTGGCAAAAACACATCAAAGTGTACGAAAGTCCCGTGCAGGAAACGAACCAGCCCCGTTTAAAACTTGACTGCACTATCCCATGACTAAAATAGCAACAAACTAATTAATTCAACCAAGTCATTAGCTCCGGTTTCCTTTTGTTTAGCTGTGATGGTAcattcggatatattgtgagaagtgttgaatttaaatcaagggaagtaatgttaaaactttacaatgcattagtaagacctcacctagaatactgtgttcagttctggtcacctcgttacaaaaaggatattgctgctctagaaagagtgcagagaagagcaaccagaattatcctgggtttaaaaggcatgtcgtatgcagacaggttaaaag includes:
- the LOC117962349 gene encoding D(1) dopamine receptor-like, producing MEKMELRFPKGSSWESGPHQRLGEESLPWSNVTNGTWSRESWDEEEAPGLALRTLSGCLLFLLILSTLLGNTLVCAAVVKFRHLRSKVTNFFVISLAVSDLLVAILVMPWRAVTEVAGFWPFGSFCDIWVAFDIMCSTASILNLCIISLDRYWAIASPFRYERKMTQRVAFVMIGVTWTLSVLISFIPVQLSWHKADDIPPDPGSSPNATQPENCDSSLNRTYAISSSLISFYIPVAIMIVTYTRIYLIAQRQIRRISSLERAVEHAQNCQGSDCPHDASLKSSFKKETKVLKTLSIIMGVFVCCWLPFFILNCMVPFCDPATHGPGQPPCVSETTFSIFVWFGWANSTLNPIIYAFNADFRRAFSTILGCSRLCSSNAVETVNFSNELVSYHHDTTNPRDVMTLSCPHLLPNMVKQSPREKELSFDKVSQISPASVCGCESPSCPSAVVHAECETGISLDKITPFTPDGLA